A DNA window from Daucus carota subsp. sativus chromosome 3, DH1 v3.0, whole genome shotgun sequence contains the following coding sequences:
- the LOC135146777 gene encoding uncharacterized protein LOC135146777 isoform X2, with protein sequence MNQNEVLAAEDNIEAVLENVRNMTSQEADAAVHKALEKCCVAVRAAQDASSMEKMAVRHYQALMESLRNNTMTESENMYSNQTLLEAADEATAKCNAAAQVLQASLTVAVNAKRLVEAIDKAREKRPMTDCESGGASSSYGGASSSN encoded by the exons ATGAATCAAAATGAAGTTCTCGCTGCTGAGGACAACATCGAAGCAGTTTTGGAGAATGTGAGGAATATGACCTCACAGGAGGCTGATGCAGCTGTGCACAAAGCACTTGAAAAGTGCTGTGTGGCAGTGCGGGCGGCGCAGGACGCAAGTAGCATGGAAAAAATGGCTGTAAGGCATTACCAAGCCTTGATGGAGTCTCTCAGAAACAATACAATGACTG AGTCAGAGAACATGTACAGTAATCAAACTTTGTTGGAAGCTGCTGACGAAGCAACTGCAAAGTGTAATGCTGCAGCGCAGGTGCTACAAGCTTCATTAACTGTGGCAGTCAATGCAAAAAGGCTTGTTGAAGCCATAGATAAGGCTCGTGAAAAACGTCCGATGACTG ACTGTGAGAGCGgagg
- the LOC135146777 gene encoding uncharacterized protein LOC135146777 isoform X1: MNQNEVLAAEDNIEAVLENVRNMTSQEADAAVHKALEKCCVAVRAAQDASSMEKMAVRHYQALMESLRNNTMTAESENMYSNQTLLEAADEATAKCNAAAQVLQASLTVAVNAKRLVEAIDKAREKRPMTDCESGGASSSYGGASSSN; encoded by the exons ATGAATCAAAATGAAGTTCTCGCTGCTGAGGACAACATCGAAGCAGTTTTGGAGAATGTGAGGAATATGACCTCACAGGAGGCTGATGCAGCTGTGCACAAAGCACTTGAAAAGTGCTGTGTGGCAGTGCGGGCGGCGCAGGACGCAAGTAGCATGGAAAAAATGGCTGTAAGGCATTACCAAGCCTTGATGGAGTCTCTCAGAAACAATACAATGACTG CAGAGTCAGAGAACATGTACAGTAATCAAACTTTGTTGGAAGCTGCTGACGAAGCAACTGCAAAGTGTAATGCTGCAGCGCAGGTGCTACAAGCTTCATTAACTGTGGCAGTCAATGCAAAAAGGCTTGTTGAAGCCATAGATAAGGCTCGTGAAAAACGTCCGATGACTG ACTGTGAGAGCGgagg